In Rubripirellula tenax, the following are encoded in one genomic region:
- a CDS encoding sigma-70 family RNA polymerase sigma factor, with translation MNEEVDELATRTRLGDESALADLFERNRAKLRSMVAFRMDANLRGRVDPSDVIQESFLDLAKRFDDFKSKQSMSPLVWMRLVTMERLMAVHRHHVTTQMRDARRDVSIDREMGLGATSVSLAAALMDRLSSASGKVIRSEQKAKLHELLEQMDQDDREIIALRIFEGVTNGEAAEILKLSKQTTSKRFVRAIDRLRTAMQDVPGLEQWFNHN, from the coding sequence ATGAATGAAGAGGTAGACGAATTAGCCACTCGCACACGGCTTGGAGACGAATCGGCTTTGGCGGATTTATTTGAGCGCAATCGCGCGAAGCTGCGATCGATGGTTGCGTTTCGGATGGACGCCAATTTGCGCGGCCGTGTCGATCCGTCGGACGTGATTCAAGAATCGTTTTTGGATCTGGCCAAGCGTTTCGACGATTTCAAGTCGAAACAAAGTATGTCGCCGCTGGTGTGGATGCGACTTGTCACGATGGAACGGCTGATGGCCGTGCACCGTCACCATGTCACTACTCAGATGCGAGACGCCCGGCGCGACGTGTCGATCGACCGCGAGATGGGCTTGGGTGCAACATCGGTTTCATTGGCCGCCGCGCTGATGGATCGGCTATCCTCGGCATCGGGAAAGGTGATTCGCTCGGAACAAAAAGCTAAACTGCACGAACTGCTTGAGCAAATGGATCAAGACGACCGCGAGATCATCGCCTTGCGAATATTCGAGGGCGTCACCAATGGCGAAGCGGCCGAGATTCTAAAATTATCAAAACAGACGACCAGCAAACGATTCGTTCGAGCGATCGATCGATTGCGAACGGCGATGCAAGACGTTCCTGGACTTGAACAGTGGTTTAACCATAACTGA